A genomic segment from Ignavibacteriales bacterium encodes:
- a CDS encoding HD domain-containing protein, with protein MKRLLDIKKGFLKDRETLFTDYNGKTDAFVFSKNYSVLIEDTIRIILADKKISFVLASAGSFSRRELSPFSDIDLMIISESIEKDSTEISELITNLWDGGIEASHTVRELSDIKKFLTSDLHAFTQFFETRFISGDLKLYNKWNTELINYIDDKSKKLLMTDFVEDVRQRHEKYGDSAKMLEPNVKMSAGGLRDFQSIEWMMMVGSKQLLKSQHELTQAEIFVNYIRSNNLATAAECKRLIESYNLVLSIRHLLHITTKSKTDRFEFSNQIKLAPIFGYAENDLQSFMKNYFASTNIIFRFSHSIIKKYKVEYVNPVPDSLSYDLDADFYIKNKVIFLKKKDELTLSDIFRVFYYRAFHNAGFDDKLRTQIIDATEISLENNWAQSDSSVFFREILKLPRNVGATLSVMNELGVLGAFLPEFGDLNGFMQHGVYHCYTADEHTLITIKNLEKLYNQSTAYGKIYNTIKNKEILNLALLLHDIAKPIDISGHEIIGEEMTSSIMIRLGYDENEIDKVCFLVKNHLMMEQIAFRRNLNDPETLNNFSVRFGSVEELDLLYLITYADLSAVNAAVWTSWKAELLSELYRKSRAMIQDKISGEDLLYSTIYSIPKDISKYSDKINETHVQDHFESLHDDLRYANHFTDEEIISHVEEIEKGDSVSVLFKELIDFTNVTVITKDFPSLLSKLCGVLAINDANIHSANIFTRKDGIVIDTFLVTDFRTHKRVDETKYSKIKEDFYSVINGFLQLHVEVAKLKSRWWRIENKLFKRSGQIKISFEKHDRYTIIDVHSADRLGFLYHVTNKMNELGLIIYFAKISTKGDDIVDSFYVLDRNGSKVKQNDYNFIMSELTETITQIL; from the coding sequence ATGAAGCGCCTGTTAGATATTAAAAAAGGATTTCTTAAAGATAGAGAAACTCTATTTACAGATTATAACGGCAAAACGGATGCGTTTGTTTTCAGCAAAAACTACAGCGTGCTGATTGAAGATACTATCAGAATAATTCTTGCTGATAAAAAAATTTCTTTTGTACTAGCTTCTGCTGGCAGTTTTAGTCGGCGCGAGCTTTCTCCTTTTTCTGATATTGATTTGATGATTATTTCTGAATCAATTGAAAAGGACAGTACGGAAATATCAGAACTAATTACAAATCTTTGGGATGGTGGAATTGAAGCATCGCACACTGTGCGCGAACTAAGCGACATAAAAAAATTCCTAACTTCCGATTTACATGCGTTTACCCAATTTTTTGAAACAAGATTTATTAGCGGCGATTTAAAACTTTACAACAAATGGAATACTGAACTTATAAACTACATAGATGATAAATCAAAAAAATTGTTAATGACAGATTTTGTTGAAGATGTAAGACAGCGCCATGAAAAATACGGTGATTCAGCTAAGATGCTTGAACCAAATGTTAAAATGTCCGCAGGCGGTCTGCGTGATTTTCAATCAATTGAATGGATGATGATGGTTGGCAGCAAGCAATTGTTAAAATCGCAGCACGAACTTACGCAAGCAGAAATTTTTGTCAACTACATAAGAAGCAATAATCTTGCAACTGCCGCTGAGTGCAAGCGATTGATCGAAAGTTATAATTTAGTTTTGTCTATTCGTCATCTTCTTCACATCACAACAAAATCTAAAACGGATAGATTTGAATTTTCAAATCAGATAAAACTTGCTCCTATTTTTGGATATGCTGAAAATGATTTGCAAAGTTTTATGAAAAATTATTTTGCTTCAACAAATATAATTTTTCGTTTTAGTCATTCTATAATAAAAAAATATAAAGTTGAGTACGTAAACCCCGTACCAGATTCTCTTTCATATGATTTAGATGCTGACTTTTATATAAAAAACAAAGTTATCTTTTTAAAAAAGAAAGATGAGTTAACTCTTTCAGATATTTTTAGAGTATTTTATTACAGAGCATTCCACAACGCTGGTTTCGATGATAAACTTAGAACGCAAATAATTGATGCAACAGAAATTTCTTTAGAAAATAATTGGGCGCAGTCTGATTCATCAGTTTTTTTTAGAGAGATTCTAAAATTACCTCGCAACGTTGGTGCAACTTTATCAGTGATGAATGAGCTTGGCGTTCTTGGTGCATTTCTGCCTGAGTTTGGAGACTTAAACGGATTTATGCAACATGGTGTTTATCACTGTTACACAGCAGATGAACATACTTTAATTACAATTAAAAATTTAGAAAAACTTTACAATCAAAGTACTGCTTACGGAAAAATTTATAACACTATAAAGAACAAAGAGATTTTAAATCTTGCATTGCTTCTGCATGATATTGCAAAACCGATTGATATTTCAGGTCACGAAATTATCGGTGAAGAAATGACTTCATCAATTATGATAAGACTGGGATATGATGAAAATGAAATTGATAAAGTTTGTTTCTTAGTTAAAAATCATTTGATGATGGAGCAAATTGCTTTTAGAAGAAATCTTAACGATCCTGAAACACTTAATAATTTTTCTGTAAGATTTGGTTCGGTGGAAGAATTGGATTTGCTTTATCTAATAACTTATGCGGATCTTTCTGCTGTGAATGCTGCTGTTTGGACTTCGTGGAAAGCTGAACTTCTCTCTGAGCTTTATAGAAAAAGCAGAGCAATGATTCAAGATAAAATTTCCGGTGAAGACCTTCTCTATTCAACAATTTATTCCATCCCAAAAGATATTTCAAAATATTCCGATAAGATTAATGAAACTCATGTGCAAGACCATTTTGAATCATTGCACGATGATTTAAGGTATGCCAATCATTTTACAGATGAAGAAATTATATCGCACGTAGAAGAAATTGAAAAAGGCGACAGTGTTTCTGTACTGTTTAAAGAACTAATTGATTTTACAAATGTTACTGTAATTACAAAAGATTTTCCCTCATTACTTTCTAAACTTTGCGGCGTGCTCGCAATAAATGATGCAAATATCCACTCGGCAAATATATTTACTCGTAAAGATGGGATTGTAATTGATACCTTTCTTGTAACTGATTTTAGGACTCACAAACGAGTAGATGAAACAAAGTATTCTAAAATTAAAGAAGATTTTTATTCTGTTATAAATGGATTTTTACAATTGCATGTAGAAGTTGCAAAATTAAAGTCACGCTGGTGGAGAATTGAAAATAAATTATTTAAACGAAGTGGGCAGATAAAAATCTCTTTTGAAAAACACGACCGCTACACAATTATTGATGTGCATTCAGCCGATAGATT
- the queF gene encoding NADPH-dependent 7-cyano-7-deazaguanine reductase QueF has protein sequence MNDKIKLLETFENKYPNRDYTVTHIAPEFTSLCPKTGQPDFATITLEYIPGNLCVELKSYKFYLQSYRNDGIFFESVTNKILDDLVEVTQPRYMKITAEFNTRGGISSVIEAEYEDEDYWDFDDEEDLENHFN, from the coding sequence ATGAACGACAAAATTAAACTGTTAGAAACTTTTGAAAATAAATATCCAAACAGAGATTATACTGTCACTCACATTGCACCGGAGTTTACATCTCTTTGCCCAAAAACCGGGCAACCGGATTTTGCAACTATCACACTGGAATATATCCCGGGTAATCTTTGTGTGGAATTAAAATCTTACAAATTTTATCTTCAATCTTATCGTAATGATGGGATATTTTTTGAAAGTGTTACAAATAAAATTCTTGATGATCTTGTTGAAGTTACACAACCAAGATATATGAAAATTACTGCAGAGTTTAATACTCGCGGCGGAATTTCTTCTGTAATTGAAGCAGAGTACGAAGACGAAGATTATTGGGATTTTGATGATGAAGAAGATTTAGAAAATCATTTTAACTAA